The Ziziphus jujuba cultivar Dongzao chromosome 7, ASM3175591v1 genome includes a region encoding these proteins:
- the LOC107425280 gene encoding probable glucan 1,3-beta-glucosidase A isoform X2, which translates to MLLRIAFLMELLFGKWGFGFVLCWWLTFSGAYSVEGIHGDSKVRGVNLGGWLVVEGWIKPSLFEGILNGDMLDGTEVQLKSVTLQKYVAADNGGGMNVTVDRDVASSWETFRLWRVSTSEFHFRTLQGQFLTCGSGGCSATAESPSTLETFVIERNNGRVHIKVGNGAYLQAAIENQLTADYPGNPGWDNNAATFEMTIVANNLHGDYQLANGYLHNEAKRILKRHRNSFITIDDFNFLYRHGINTVRIPVGWWIAYDPNPPAPFIGGSLESLDNAFSWAQAYNIKCIIDLHAAPGSQNGMEHSASRDGSTDWPSQAYISQTLHVIDFLASRFGTHPALLGIELLNEPSAATVPLDTLVSYYKQGYEIVRKYSPSAYVIICQRIGNADPLELYQANIGSHNIVVDLHYYNLFDTFFVNMSAEDNIQFIYKSREAQLQALNNANGPLVFIGEWVNEWNVTSGSQTDYQDFGRAQLEVYNAASFGWAYWTLKNDRQHWDFEWNIRNNFLQLGNCLGSFVLCFTPDKHT; encoded by the exons ATGCTTCTGAGGATTGCATTCCTCATGGAACTTCTTTTTGGCAAATGGGGATTTGGATTTGTTCTGTGTTGGTGGCTCACCTTCTCTGGAGCGTACTCAG TGGAAGGAATACATGGGGACTCCAAAGTGAGAGGAGTGAACTTGGGAGGGTGGCTGGTTGTTGAAGGTTGGATTAAGCCTTCGTTGTTTGAAGGCATTCTCAATGGAGACATGCTT GATGGAACAGAGGTGCAATTGAAGTCGGTAACATTGCAGAAATATGTTGCTGCAGATAATGGGGGAGGCATGAATGTTACAGTTGACAGAGATGTTGCATCTTCATGGGAAACCTTCAGG TTATGGAGAGTTTCAACATCAGAGTTTCATTTCCGCACCTTGCAAGGCCAATTTTTGACGTGTGGTAGTGGAGGGTGCTCTGCAACTGCAGAATCTCCTTCAACATTAGAAACTTTTGTCATTGAAAGGAATAATGGCAGAGTTCACATCAAAGTTGGGAATGGGGCCTATTTGCAG GCTGCAATAGAAAATCAGCTTACAGCAGACTATCCAGGGAACCCAGGATGGGATAATAATGCAGCCACATTTGAAATGACAATTGTTGCTAACAATTTGCATGGAGATTATCAGCTTGCTAATGGTTATTTACACAATGAAGCCAAACGGATTCTTAAG AGACATAGAAACAGTTTTATCACCATAGACGATTTCAATTTTCTGTACAGACATGGAATTAATACCGTAAGGATCCCAGTTGGCTGGTGGATTGCTTATGATCCCAATCCTCCTGCTCCATTCATTGGTGGAAGTTTGGAATCTCTAGATAATGCATTCTCATGGGCACA AGCTTACAACATAAAGTGCATAATTGACCTTCATGCTGCTCCTGGCTCCCAAAATGGGATGGAACATAGTGCAAGTAGAGATGGTTCAACAGACTGGCCTAGTCAAGCTTACATCTCGCAGACACTGCATGTTATAGATTTTCTGGCCTCCAG GTTTGGCACACATCCTGCGTTGCTGGGAATTGAACTTTTAAATGAACCATCTGCAGCCACAGTTCCATTGGATACCTTAGTTTCATAttacaagcaaggctatgaaaTTGTTCGTAAATACTCCCCATCAGCATATGTAATAATTTGCCAAAGGATTGGTAATGCAGATCCATTGGAACTTTATCAGGCCAATATAGGCTCACATAATATAGTGGTGGATTTGCATTACTACAATCTGTTTGATACTTTCTTTGTTAATATGAGCGCCGAAGATAATATACAATTCATATACAAGAGCAGGGAAGCTCAACTACAGGCCCTGAACAATGCAAATGGTCCACTTGTTTTCATTG GGGAATGGGTGAATGAGTGGAATGTGACAAGTGGCTCGCAGACAGATTATCAAGATTTTGGGAGGGCCCAATTAGAGGTTTATAATGCAGCTTCTTTTGGATGGGCTTATTGGACACTGAAAAATGACAGGCAGCACTGGGATTTTGAATGGAACATTCGGAACAATTTTCTCCAATTGGGTAATTGTCTAGGCTCatttgttctttgttttaca
- the LOC107425280 gene encoding probable glucan 1,3-beta-glucosidase A isoform X3 — protein MLLRIAFLMELLFGKWGFGFVLCWWLTFSGAYSDNGGGMNVTVDRDVASSWETFRLWRVSTSEFHFRTLQGQFLTCGSGGCSATAESPSTLETFVIERNNGRVHIKVGNGAYLQAAIENQLTADYPGNPGWDNNAATFEMTIVANNLHGDYQLANGYLHNEAKRILKRHRNSFITIDDFNFLYRHGINTVRIPVGWWIAYDPNPPAPFIGGSLESLDNAFSWAQAYNIKCIIDLHAAPGSQNGMEHSASRDGSTDWPSQAYISQTLHVIDFLASRFGTHPALLGIELLNEPSAATVPLDTLVSYYKQGYEIVRKYSPSAYVIICQRIGNADPLELYQANIGSHNIVVDLHYYNLFDTFFVNMSAEDNIQFIYKSREAQLQALNNANGPLVFIGEWVNEWNVTSGSQTDYQDFGRAQLEVYNAASFGWAYWTLKNDRQHWDFEWNIRNNFLQLGKSANKQSFNSLVLLGLAYALAHLHQIL, from the exons ATGCTTCTGAGGATTGCATTCCTCATGGAACTTCTTTTTGGCAAATGGGGATTTGGATTTGTTCTGTGTTGGTGGCTCACCTTCTCTGGAGCGTACTCAG ATAATGGGGGAGGCATGAATGTTACAGTTGACAGAGATGTTGCATCTTCATGGGAAACCTTCAGG TTATGGAGAGTTTCAACATCAGAGTTTCATTTCCGCACCTTGCAAGGCCAATTTTTGACGTGTGGTAGTGGAGGGTGCTCTGCAACTGCAGAATCTCCTTCAACATTAGAAACTTTTGTCATTGAAAGGAATAATGGCAGAGTTCACATCAAAGTTGGGAATGGGGCCTATTTGCAG GCTGCAATAGAAAATCAGCTTACAGCAGACTATCCAGGGAACCCAGGATGGGATAATAATGCAGCCACATTTGAAATGACAATTGTTGCTAACAATTTGCATGGAGATTATCAGCTTGCTAATGGTTATTTACACAATGAAGCCAAACGGATTCTTAAG AGACATAGAAACAGTTTTATCACCATAGACGATTTCAATTTTCTGTACAGACATGGAATTAATACCGTAAGGATCCCAGTTGGCTGGTGGATTGCTTATGATCCCAATCCTCCTGCTCCATTCATTGGTGGAAGTTTGGAATCTCTAGATAATGCATTCTCATGGGCACA AGCTTACAACATAAAGTGCATAATTGACCTTCATGCTGCTCCTGGCTCCCAAAATGGGATGGAACATAGTGCAAGTAGAGATGGTTCAACAGACTGGCCTAGTCAAGCTTACATCTCGCAGACACTGCATGTTATAGATTTTCTGGCCTCCAG GTTTGGCACACATCCTGCGTTGCTGGGAATTGAACTTTTAAATGAACCATCTGCAGCCACAGTTCCATTGGATACCTTAGTTTCATAttacaagcaaggctatgaaaTTGTTCGTAAATACTCCCCATCAGCATATGTAATAATTTGCCAAAGGATTGGTAATGCAGATCCATTGGAACTTTATCAGGCCAATATAGGCTCACATAATATAGTGGTGGATTTGCATTACTACAATCTGTTTGATACTTTCTTTGTTAATATGAGCGCCGAAGATAATATACAATTCATATACAAGAGCAGGGAAGCTCAACTACAGGCCCTGAACAATGCAAATGGTCCACTTGTTTTCATTG GGGAATGGGTGAATGAGTGGAATGTGACAAGTGGCTCGCAGACAGATTATCAAGATTTTGGGAGGGCCCAATTAGAGGTTTATAATGCAGCTTCTTTTGGATGGGCTTATTGGACACTGAAAAATGACAGGCAGCACTGGGATTTTGAATGGAACATTCGGAACAATTTTCTCCAATTGG
- the LOC107425280 gene encoding probable glucan 1,3-beta-glucosidase A isoform X1 encodes MLLRIAFLMELLFGKWGFGFVLCWWLTFSGAYSVEGIHGDSKVRGVNLGGWLVVEGWIKPSLFEGILNGDMLDGTEVQLKSVTLQKYVAADNGGGMNVTVDRDVASSWETFRLWRVSTSEFHFRTLQGQFLTCGSGGCSATAESPSTLETFVIERNNGRVHIKVGNGAYLQAAIENQLTADYPGNPGWDNNAATFEMTIVANNLHGDYQLANGYLHNEAKRILKRHRNSFITIDDFNFLYRHGINTVRIPVGWWIAYDPNPPAPFIGGSLESLDNAFSWAQAYNIKCIIDLHAAPGSQNGMEHSASRDGSTDWPSQAYISQTLHVIDFLASRFGTHPALLGIELLNEPSAATVPLDTLVSYYKQGYEIVRKYSPSAYVIICQRIGNADPLELYQANIGSHNIVVDLHYYNLFDTFFVNMSAEDNIQFIYKSREAQLQALNNANGPLVFIGEWVNEWNVTSGSQTDYQDFGRAQLEVYNAASFGWAYWTLKNDRQHWDFEWNIRNNFLQLGKSANKQSFNSLVLLGLAYALAHLHQIL; translated from the exons ATGCTTCTGAGGATTGCATTCCTCATGGAACTTCTTTTTGGCAAATGGGGATTTGGATTTGTTCTGTGTTGGTGGCTCACCTTCTCTGGAGCGTACTCAG TGGAAGGAATACATGGGGACTCCAAAGTGAGAGGAGTGAACTTGGGAGGGTGGCTGGTTGTTGAAGGTTGGATTAAGCCTTCGTTGTTTGAAGGCATTCTCAATGGAGACATGCTT GATGGAACAGAGGTGCAATTGAAGTCGGTAACATTGCAGAAATATGTTGCTGCAGATAATGGGGGAGGCATGAATGTTACAGTTGACAGAGATGTTGCATCTTCATGGGAAACCTTCAGG TTATGGAGAGTTTCAACATCAGAGTTTCATTTCCGCACCTTGCAAGGCCAATTTTTGACGTGTGGTAGTGGAGGGTGCTCTGCAACTGCAGAATCTCCTTCAACATTAGAAACTTTTGTCATTGAAAGGAATAATGGCAGAGTTCACATCAAAGTTGGGAATGGGGCCTATTTGCAG GCTGCAATAGAAAATCAGCTTACAGCAGACTATCCAGGGAACCCAGGATGGGATAATAATGCAGCCACATTTGAAATGACAATTGTTGCTAACAATTTGCATGGAGATTATCAGCTTGCTAATGGTTATTTACACAATGAAGCCAAACGGATTCTTAAG AGACATAGAAACAGTTTTATCACCATAGACGATTTCAATTTTCTGTACAGACATGGAATTAATACCGTAAGGATCCCAGTTGGCTGGTGGATTGCTTATGATCCCAATCCTCCTGCTCCATTCATTGGTGGAAGTTTGGAATCTCTAGATAATGCATTCTCATGGGCACA AGCTTACAACATAAAGTGCATAATTGACCTTCATGCTGCTCCTGGCTCCCAAAATGGGATGGAACATAGTGCAAGTAGAGATGGTTCAACAGACTGGCCTAGTCAAGCTTACATCTCGCAGACACTGCATGTTATAGATTTTCTGGCCTCCAG GTTTGGCACACATCCTGCGTTGCTGGGAATTGAACTTTTAAATGAACCATCTGCAGCCACAGTTCCATTGGATACCTTAGTTTCATAttacaagcaaggctatgaaaTTGTTCGTAAATACTCCCCATCAGCATATGTAATAATTTGCCAAAGGATTGGTAATGCAGATCCATTGGAACTTTATCAGGCCAATATAGGCTCACATAATATAGTGGTGGATTTGCATTACTACAATCTGTTTGATACTTTCTTTGTTAATATGAGCGCCGAAGATAATATACAATTCATATACAAGAGCAGGGAAGCTCAACTACAGGCCCTGAACAATGCAAATGGTCCACTTGTTTTCATTG GGGAATGGGTGAATGAGTGGAATGTGACAAGTGGCTCGCAGACAGATTATCAAGATTTTGGGAGGGCCCAATTAGAGGTTTATAATGCAGCTTCTTTTGGATGGGCTTATTGGACACTGAAAAATGACAGGCAGCACTGGGATTTTGAATGGAACATTCGGAACAATTTTCTCCAATTGG
- the LOC107425280 gene encoding probable glucan 1,3-beta-glucosidase A isoform X4, whose amino-acid sequence MNVTVDRDVASSWETFRLWRVSTSEFHFRTLQGQFLTCGSGGCSATAESPSTLETFVIERNNGRVHIKVGNGAYLQAAIENQLTADYPGNPGWDNNAATFEMTIVANNLHGDYQLANGYLHNEAKRILKRHRNSFITIDDFNFLYRHGINTVRIPVGWWIAYDPNPPAPFIGGSLESLDNAFSWAQAYNIKCIIDLHAAPGSQNGMEHSASRDGSTDWPSQAYISQTLHVIDFLASRFGTHPALLGIELLNEPSAATVPLDTLVSYYKQGYEIVRKYSPSAYVIICQRIGNADPLELYQANIGSHNIVVDLHYYNLFDTFFVNMSAEDNIQFIYKSREAQLQALNNANGPLVFIGEWVNEWNVTSGSQTDYQDFGRAQLEVYNAASFGWAYWTLKNDRQHWDFEWNIRNNFLQLGKSANKQSFNSLVLLGLAYALAHLHQIL is encoded by the exons ATGAATGTTACAGTTGACAGAGATGTTGCATCTTCATGGGAAACCTTCAGG TTATGGAGAGTTTCAACATCAGAGTTTCATTTCCGCACCTTGCAAGGCCAATTTTTGACGTGTGGTAGTGGAGGGTGCTCTGCAACTGCAGAATCTCCTTCAACATTAGAAACTTTTGTCATTGAAAGGAATAATGGCAGAGTTCACATCAAAGTTGGGAATGGGGCCTATTTGCAG GCTGCAATAGAAAATCAGCTTACAGCAGACTATCCAGGGAACCCAGGATGGGATAATAATGCAGCCACATTTGAAATGACAATTGTTGCTAACAATTTGCATGGAGATTATCAGCTTGCTAATGGTTATTTACACAATGAAGCCAAACGGATTCTTAAG AGACATAGAAACAGTTTTATCACCATAGACGATTTCAATTTTCTGTACAGACATGGAATTAATACCGTAAGGATCCCAGTTGGCTGGTGGATTGCTTATGATCCCAATCCTCCTGCTCCATTCATTGGTGGAAGTTTGGAATCTCTAGATAATGCATTCTCATGGGCACA AGCTTACAACATAAAGTGCATAATTGACCTTCATGCTGCTCCTGGCTCCCAAAATGGGATGGAACATAGTGCAAGTAGAGATGGTTCAACAGACTGGCCTAGTCAAGCTTACATCTCGCAGACACTGCATGTTATAGATTTTCTGGCCTCCAG GTTTGGCACACATCCTGCGTTGCTGGGAATTGAACTTTTAAATGAACCATCTGCAGCCACAGTTCCATTGGATACCTTAGTTTCATAttacaagcaaggctatgaaaTTGTTCGTAAATACTCCCCATCAGCATATGTAATAATTTGCCAAAGGATTGGTAATGCAGATCCATTGGAACTTTATCAGGCCAATATAGGCTCACATAATATAGTGGTGGATTTGCATTACTACAATCTGTTTGATACTTTCTTTGTTAATATGAGCGCCGAAGATAATATACAATTCATATACAAGAGCAGGGAAGCTCAACTACAGGCCCTGAACAATGCAAATGGTCCACTTGTTTTCATTG GGGAATGGGTGAATGAGTGGAATGTGACAAGTGGCTCGCAGACAGATTATCAAGATTTTGGGAGGGCCCAATTAGAGGTTTATAATGCAGCTTCTTTTGGATGGGCTTATTGGACACTGAAAAATGACAGGCAGCACTGGGATTTTGAATGGAACATTCGGAACAATTTTCTCCAATTGG
- the LOC132804519 gene encoding vacuolar protein sorting-associated protein 24 homolog 1-like, giving the protein MEKVMNILKPKPNPQQQLRDWQRRLRQECRNIERQIQDIQREEKSVQKAIREAAKRNDMVSAKALAKEIVRSRKIVTRLYENKAQLNSISMHLGESVAIARTVGHLSKSADVMKLVNNLMKAPEVATTMQEFNKEMTKAGVIEEIVNDAVDSALDSEDMEEEIEEEVDKVLTAIAGETAAELPEAIRKEIIKQPAQTSENGQEEEAIPEGVDDEEELEEIRARLAKVRS; this is encoded by the exons atgGAGAAGGTGATGAACATTTTGAAGCCAAAGCCAAACCCACAGCAACAATTGAGAGATTGGCAGCGTAGACTCCGCCAAGAGTGCCGCAATATTGAACGTCAAATTCaag ATAtacaaagagaagagaaaagtgTGCAGAAAGCCATTAGAGAAGCTGCCAAGAGGAATGACATGGTCTCTGCTAAG GCACTTGCAAAAGAAATTGTCAGATCAAGAAAAATAGTGACCCGTCTTTATGAAAATAAGGCACAACTCAATTCAATATCAATGCACCTTGGGGAAAGTGTTG CTATTGCCCGTACTGTGGGGCATTTATCTAAGAGTGCAGATGTTATGAAGCTTGTCAATAATCTCATGAAAGCTCCAGAGGTGGCTACTACAATGCAAGAGTTCAACAAAGAAATGACCAAG GCAGGGGTGATTGAGGAGATTGTAAATGATGCTGTTGACTCAGCACTAGACTCTGAGGATATGGAAGAGGAGATAGAAGAAGAGGTTGATAAGGTTTTGACTGCCATTGCTGGTGAGACTGCCGCAGAGCTTCCTGAAGCTATCAGGAAGGAGATAATAAAACAACCTGCTCAGACATCAGAAAATGGACAGGAG gagGAAGCAATACCCGAGGGTGTTGATGATGAGGAAGAATTGGAAGAAATAAGAGCTCGACTGGCCAAAGTACGGTCATAA